Genomic window (Phragmites australis chromosome 5, lpPhrAust1.1, whole genome shotgun sequence):
gtgctttaccaaaacctctccTTTCTATATGGTATCACGAGACTAGTTTTTTCTCCTGACCTTTGATCCAGCCTACCGCCGTCGTCGGTGTTTCTTTCCGCCAGATTCCCCTCCGCTACCACCATGTCGACCGAGCCTCTCAGCAACTCGGCGacttccttctcctccacctctgGCCTCACGCCACAGCCCCTGCCTACCGGCACCTCTCTTCCTGGTGCCGCCGGCCTTTTCTCCTCCAACCACACTCAAGTTCATGTGCTTCTAGACCTTGATGCTGTGAATTTACAAGTGGGACATCTTCTTCAAAGCTCTTCTTGGTCGTCATGGTCTTCTCCACCATGTCAACGACACCGCCCCTGCTCAGCCCATTGATGCTTCCTGGGTCTCCGATGACTGTGCTATCCGCATGGTCATGTACGGCTCCATGACGAGTGACGTTCTTGACATCATCCTCGACAAGGAGCAGAATGCCTGTGCTATGTGGGTTGTTGCCGAAGCCCTCTTCTGTGGCAACAAGGAAAGTCGTGCGATTGTTCTCCTGAACGAGTTCCATGGCCTCCAGTAGGGCGATCTCTCCATCACAGCATATTGCAAGGAGCAAAAGCGCCTCGCCGACGCTCTCCGTGACGCCGATTCATCTATCACTGATCGCACCTTGGTTCTCAATGTGTTGCGTGGTCTGAACAAGACCATGGCTAGCGTTGCCACGATGATCTCCATGACCTCTCCGTTGTCGGACTTCACTGCCACCTGCCCTGCTCTGCTCAAGGAAGAGATGTGTCTCGGCATAGCTACCAAGACCGAGTCAGCGTCTGCTCTCCTGTCCAGCACCACCAAACATCCTCCATGCAGTGGTGATGCCTATCGCAGTAacacctcctcatcctcctctaaGCCGAAGCCCAAATGGAAGAAGAAGGGTGGTAGCTCCGGCGGCAACCAGGGCGCCCCCGCACCATCTCAGGCTCTCCCTCCCCTGGGCCCATGGTTATGTTTCAGTCTCGGCCAGGGGCAGTGGCCTGCCCCCCAGGCGCCTCTCCCTAGCAGATCGGTCACTCGTACGGTGGGACCGGCATCCTTGGAGCGCGCCCTCCTCAGGCCTATGTCACCGTTGCCGCCTCGTTGTACCAAACGCAGGCCCCAACTCCCATGAGTGCCTCTCACTCCTGGGATAGCGTTGGTCTGATTTCAGCAATGAACAACCTACAGCTCAGTAATGGGGGCTCGGTTGTGGACTCCGGCGCCTCCACCCATATGACGCCCGACAATGGTATACTCCATcccacctcctcttcttcctatCCTTCATCTATCACGGTCGGGAATGAGACTTCCATTCTTGTCTCAAGATCCGGACACTCCTTCATTCATACACCGTTTGGGTCTTCTTTTGTCTTAAACAATGTTCTTCACGTCCCCTCTCTTGTTCGCAATCTTTTGTCCGTTCGGCAATTTACTCGTGATATCTCTTGCTCTATTGAATTTGACTCCCTTGGTTTTTCTATGAAGGATCTGCATACGAAGGCCACAATTTATCGCTGCAATGGTGGGGGCGATCTTTACACCTTTCCGTCTTTACCAGCCTCAGCTTTTGTGTCTTTTGTCGTGTCTCCTGAAGTCTGGCACCGTCGCCTCGGTCACCCTGGTCGTGACGCCACTGCCTCACTTCAGCAGCCCTATGCTATTCCACAAATAAAGTCCAGCCGCTCTTTGTGCCATGCTTATCAACTTGgcaaacatgtttgcttgtcgtTTCATTCATCTACTTCAGTGTTTATGGTCCCCTTTGATTTAATACACTGTGATTTGTGGACATCTCCTGCATTAGCATGTCGGGCTATCAATATTATCTTTTTATCATTGATGATTTCTTGCACTTTTATTGGACTTTTCCTCTGCGTGTCAAATCTAATGTGTTTGCTGAACTGGAATTGTTTTTCCGCTTTTGTCCACACTCCATTCGGGATTCCTATTCGCTCTATCCAAACTGGCAATGGCAAAGAGTTTGTTAACCATGCAACAACTGCATTCCTTGCTCGCCATGGCGTGGCATTCCGCCGGTCATGTCTATATACTTCTCAACAAAATGGTACTGTTGAATGGGCAATTCGCATCATCAATGATGTTATGCGAACTCTTCTCTTTCAGGCTCAACTCCCCTCCTGCTTCTGGGCTGAAGCCTTGTCTACTGCCACCTATCTTCTCAATAGATGTCCCTACACGACTTTAGCCTCTGCCACACCCTACTACAAACTCTATCGGATCCACCCTTCCTACGATCACCTTCGGGTGTTTGGTTACCTGTGTTACCCAAATGTCGCTGCCAATGCCACAAACAAACTCCAACCCCGTTCCATTCTTTGTATCTTTCTTGGATATTCCCCAAATCATTGCGGCTACTGCTGCTATGATCCACACAGTCGGCGCGTCATCTTGTCTTGTCACGTAGTCTTTGACGAGTCTGTGTTCCCGTTCTCTTCGTTAACATCATCTCCACCTTCTTCGGTGCGAGATTTTGATTTTTGCAGGAGATTGATGTGCTTCCCCTTTGCTGCTCACTAGCAACTTTGGCGCCCACCCTGTCTATCATGCCTCTTCCTCAGGTTCCGGTACCAGTAGTCCCTAGCAAGCCGCTCGTGCACTTGGTTTATTCCAGGAAACCACGTGTGGAAACCCAGGCGTCCTCACCAGCACCGGACCGTCTTGTTGCACCAACCTCTACCTCTTCCTCCTAAGGGTCGGTTGCCTCCAAGACAGCTTTGGCACCTGACGGTCTTGCTGCACCGCCTGTTGTTGACCAAGCTGCTCCTGTTGCTCGGCGTGGGCGTGGTCCTCATACCATGCGGACGCGCGCCAAAGATGACATCATCACCCCTATCCAGCGATACAGCTTCTCCACTCACCACGCCACTCCTTcgtcggtgcacaagtcttatCACTCTGCATTACAAGATGCTAATTGGAGACAAGCTATGTCTGATGAATTTCAGGCACTCCTCGATAATGGTACGTGGACTCTCATTCCACGATTGCCCGGTGCTAATGTAGTGTCCGGTAAATGGGTGTTCAGGCACAAGTTCAACTCAGATGGCTCACTGGTACGCTACAAAGCTCGTTGGGTTGTCCGCGATTTTTCTCAGCAGCCAGGCATCGACTATGATGAGACTTTCAGCCCTATTGTCAAGCCTGTTACTATACAAATTATTCTCAGTGTTGCTATCTCCCAAGGATGGTctatctatcaacttgatgtcaagaatgctTTCCTCAACGGCACCCTTGATGAGACAGTCTATTGTGAGCAGTCGTCCGGTTTTGTTGACACCAGTCGGCCCCAGCACGTCTGTTGTTTGCTCAAGTCCCTGTACAGCCTCAAGCAGGCCCCTCAGGCCTGGTATTAGCGATTTGCCACCTACATTGCATCACAGGGATTTGTTGCTGCCATCTCCAACACGTCCCTCTTCGTCTTTCATTCTGGGACTGAGATTGCCTACCTACTgctatatgtggatgatatcattatCACTGCCTCTTCTGATGCTCTATTGACACAGCTGACTTGCCGCTTGCATAGTGAATTTGCTATGATGAACCTTGGTGATCTTCACCATTTTCTTGTCATTTTAGTGACACGGTCCACCTCAGGGTTGTTCCCGTCTCAGCGTCAATATGCAATTGATCTTCTCCAGCGAGTTGGTATGGCTAATTGTCACTCTACAGGGACTCCAGTGGATACTCAATCCAAATTATCGACTACGTCAGGAGAGCCTATCGTCGATCCTGCAGAATATCGCAGCATCACAAGAGCTCTCCAGTATCTCACCCTCATGAGACCTGACATCAGCTATGCGGTTCAGCAAGCTTGTTTACACATGCATGATCCTCGTGAGCCTCATCTTGCCCTTGTCAAGCGCATCTTGCGGTATGTCAAAGGCACTCTTGGTTATGGTCTGCATCTACATGCTTCTTCGACTTTGGCTCTCACTGCTTAttctgatgctgattgggcCGGTTGCCCTGATTCTCGACACTCCACCTCGGGATTCTGTGTTTATCTTGGAGATAATCTCATCTCTTGGTCTTCCAAGCACTAGCCGACGGTCTCTCGTTCCAGCGCCGGGGCAGAATACCGCGCTGTTGCTGAGTGTTGTTGGATCGCCAGCTTCTCCAAGAATTGCACCTTCCTCTTCAGTCGGCAACTGTTATCTATTGTGACAATGTTAGCACGGTGTACATGTCTGCCAACCTGTTTAACACAATCGCACGAAGCACATCGAGATTGATATTCACTTTGTGTGAGAGAAGGTCTCCCTTGGACATATCCGTGTTCTTCATGTGCCATCTAGCCTTCAGTTCGCTAACATCATGATGAAGGGTTTGCCAACCAAGCTATTTCTTGATTTTCGGTCCAATCTTGGTGTCCGGGAACCTCCCGCTGCGActgcccgggggggggggggttagcaCATTGCTTTGGCAGCCTAGGATTGTTTCCTTTTCTGCTAGCGCATTGCTTTGGCGGCCTATGATTGTTTCCTCTTATGCCCGTACATTTATGGTTGGTTTGGATACCTTCCGCTAGTTGTATTCTGTTATACTTAAAATGTAATTCCCTATGATCAATACATATAGCCACCCAGTGGCATGCCTACCATGTGTGgtgctttaccaaaacctctcaTTTCTACACTTATCCACGGACGAAAAAATGGCAGAAGCAAGACAGGCTTACGTACTCGTTCGTCTCCGTGTCGCTGGACAAGTCGAAATGAAGACGAAGTGCTCAGCGGATGACAATACAGGGGGACGTATCGTGGTCCCATCATGGTGCCCTCAACAAGATCCAAGAGTCAAATCCACAAATCCAAGAGTTCAGCCAAATCTTTTCGTCTAAAAACTCCGCTTTGCTGCAATGTAGATAAAAGTAAAACAGTCCAAGATTACGGGAGGGGGGTGCTGTCAGTTTGACAGAGCCAAATCATACGATAATTTTGTACCCAGTGAAGCCAACGGGCCAACCAAATTCAGCCTATTATCTACAAGTCTTCAACCCATGGAAAACAAACCACGTTTTCAATGAAATTCTTGTAAAGTTCCACAAAATTCTTACACTCATGGTATACACCTTTTCCCTTTTGGTTTGAGATCAGTTAGGAATGTCTTCATTGTTCCATGAGCCGAAAGACACTTCATAGGCTACAAGGGTTTCAACTTTCAGACAAAATTCCCTAAAAGGCTCTCTTTTTATGCCCGCTTCATAATAACTTATTGCCGTTTACTTAGGAGCCCCCTTTTGTCTAACATAATTGGAGTCTTACATACCTGAATAACAATTACATGGCGATGAACATAAGATACATCCTGATCAGTATGACATAAGATACATGGTTTGGGACTTCCCAAACCATCTGATCATATAAACTGAGAAAGTAACAGAGCAAATTGAAGAACAGAACCAGGCCAAAACAATGACTGAATGACTTCCTAATCCATTTAGGAATTAGGAACCGATGAGGTAAGGCTAACTCTATGTTTCTACTTTCACAGGGAGATCAGAGATAAATCCACTAGTGCATATAGCTTTTTTCTTAGCTCAAGACAGCGAGGTCAGTCCTTACTAGCCAAATAGGCAGCATATGAGAACAGATACTGTTCCTTGCTGTAGCCTTAGCAGGATGGCTGCTTCTGGTGTACCAAATATGTCAAGAGGTTCGCCAAAACAAGATGCATATAATCAGATGGTTTGGGAAGTCCCAAGGCTCCATAGAATCCAGCTTTCTTCAGAAGAGTTTTGCATCACAAATAAAGGGGTTTTTCATGTCAAATATTTTGGATATcaattaataataacataatgGGAAAGGATAGCTCAAGAGGTCTTCAGAAAATAGAGAAACTGCTTGGCAGCTGAAAGAGCAATGTTCAATCTTATGAAAGAACTACCTTAAGCTATGCTCCAAACATATGCATTATCCACTGGGCTCAAGGTAATTTTTCACAAGTCATCCCTACTCCCAATTAATTCAGGTGAGCACAAAACATAAATGCTTGCTGCTTTACTTGGTCGCAAAATTCAATCTTTCCCTTTAACCTATCTGAGGTTGCTCATGTGCCTATCTAAGCCCAGAGTTTATGATTTTGATTGGATCTATGGTAAATTTGTGCAAATGCTTTCTGGATGGGAGTCAAGTCTACTACTCTGCTTTTATCTTCTGGAGGTAGGAACATACTGTGTTACGTTTCTTAAGAGTTGAACTTTATGATGGCTTCGGAGGACTTGTTCCACCCCCTCTCAGGAATTGCTCAGAAGTCAGAACTAGCTGAATGCGTTAATGTAATGTCGTCCCAGATCCAGTTGCTGCTAGGAAAGGATGTTTGGCTCTATGTCTGGGGATCGGTTCTTTTAGTGCATCTAAAGCTTGCCTGGCCTTCATGGAATACAATCATAATTCACCTATATACAGTTGGATTTGGAGCAATAACAGTGTGTTAAGGTACGGAGTATTCCTTTGGATATTATTGAATGGCAAGATGAGCACAAGAACAATGATGACAAAGAACTTCAATATTGAATCAGATCACTGTGAGTTATGTAATAATAATTGTTAAAAAGACCTTAATCACTTTGCTTTTGTAACAAAATTTTGCTTGTGAGTTTAGCAAGAGTTGCTGGGATTTATTGGGTATTAATTGGGATCTATCTCTTGAGATTCTAAACCAGACTGGAACAGGGCAGAGACCAGACTGGTAAATTGGTTTTTCAAAGAGCTTATCACAATGGTGTAATGGAACATCTGGCTGCAGAAAAACAGAATACATGGATATGGTGATAATGAAGCAAAGAGCGTCCAAGAGATTTCTTCTCCAATTAGTGAATTGGTTAAATCTGAACAATAAAATTCCTCTAGCAACAGTTCTTTTACATTGTTTATCTACTGTAGTTTGGCCTTGTAGACCTTTGACATAAACTCTAAAccctatatttatatattaatatatattcaGAAGGGTCCACCCCTACTGTTCCCCTCTAAAAAAACGAAGTCATGTTCTGATGTTCGATAGTTGTCCCCAATAAAACAAGTTCAAATACTGCCTGGGCGAGTTGCTACTCGCTAGTACCAAAGATTGACAATTGCACTGCACACTTTTCGGTGGTAACAGTATTCACATAAAATATcatctaaaaacaaaaaataattttcatcaGAAAAGAGTAGGGTAGCCTAGGAATTAGTAAATAGCTTATTGAGCAAATGGCAACATGATTGAATTCCATAAGAACTGAACAGGATGAGAATAAGGTTGAGTGATGGAAGGAAAAGTAAAGTTTCAAATGAGAGATTCCTGGCCTACTAAACACTTTGTCTGCTGATATGATGCAGGATATTTATCTTCAAAATTGAAGAATGAGAAGGGAAGGGGATATTTTAGAATCTCTTCTTTCATAATTTCCTCAACTCTTATGGCAGAATCTCTTATCATATATAGAGTATGTGTTTCATTGTATGAATTCTGATAATAAACAGAATCATTTTTCTAATGTTTGGTCATAAACGGAGTCTGAAATTTAAGCTAAGACTAAAAATAAAAGCTTTCACCTCCTGGACATTGTTTGGAAAGATGCAGAGGAAGGGACAGAGGATAGTGGCACAACTACAGAGTTCAGTGGGGAATGAAGGAAAGCATCCTACGAAGGACTTGCATCCTGATTGATGTTATGGTTCAGCTGGAGTTTGAACCATTAATCTTTGATCAGTTGGCACAACCACACAAGACAACTATGGCCTCTCTTGGTGTAAAACTGAACCTCcttaagaccatctccaacagctacctcaaattttcatcctcaaaatactattacagcatctcctatcactattacagcatcctctatcactaacactatagcagtactgtatcactggatacagGCTCTGTTGAAGATGAATTTCCAGCGCTACAGTacaccgcaaagtactgtagcactggaatttGCAGATTTGGagactccgttggagatggcctaagttGGTGAAAACTGGGGTTAGCTCAGAAAGATAGGGTTGCTCGCGTAAAGTAATGATGCAGATTGTTTGCCACTATTCATGTGTTTATCCTAAATGGCTAAATTCTAGGCATCCATCACATATACATGAATCTGTTCCCAATTTCGATTTTTTCATCACCACACATTTTCTAAATATAGTTGAGCATTTATAACATGTGGTCAATAGTCCATCAGAAATTGAACTTagtgcacattttttttttttagaccaTCCCCTTTACCCGGCATTCGTTGGATGCCTCACCGGGGGTGTGCGGGACGGGGGCTCGAACCCGTCGGCTCACTCCCACCTTGGAGGTTTTGCCATCGGGCTACCTGCGCGTCCGcaaattagcaagctccaagcTTCATATAACTAATCAAATGACGTTACTTTTAATTATTCCGCTTCCTTCCGACCAGATTCTACAATTCCAATACTTAACACCAATGTGCAAAATCACCTTCAGTTAAATCTTAAACGCACTCCGATGAATCAACATGAACTGTAGAAGTGTCAAACCAGCATGACCATGGAACCAACCTTGTCAGACCCTGAGAAGCTGGACCTTGTTCTCAAAGGCGATGGCCATCCAGTCCGGGTGGGCGGCCGCCCACTGCAGCTGGTTTATTTCAGCGCCTGCGTCGTACGCTAGCACAGGATCGATCCCCTCGGCGGGCACAGCTGCTGCCGTCTCCGGCAGCTCCCAGATCAGCGCCTGCCCGTCGTCCCCAGCGGAACAGAGGAGCCTGGTAGCCTGTGGCGCCCACGCGACCGCGTTGGCGCAAGCCCGGTGGCGGTGCAGCTCGGCCACCGGCACCCCGGGCGCGCGTATGTCGAGCACGACGATGGCGCTGCTGTCCATGAGCAGCGTAGCCATGTAGCGGAGATCAAAGCGGTTCCATGCCAGCCTGAGGAGAGGCGTGTCGGGGCGGGGGCTTTCATAGACGATGGTGGAGTGCTCCTTGTCCCGGAGGTCAAAGACGCGGACGGAACCGTCGGCCGAGACGGAGGCGAAGACCCCGGCCTCGCCCCAGGCGATGTCGTGCACAGCCTTGTCGTGCGCGATGAGCTGCGTCTCGACGACGCCGCGGTCGATGTCCCAGACGGTGCAGGTGGTGTCGATGGACGCGGTCCCGATGCGGCGGGGCTCGGCCTCGTTCCAGTCGAAGGAGGTGAGGGGCGCGCAGAACTCGGAGGCGGAGGCCTTGCGGTTGTCGAGAACGGAGCGGAGCTCgggcgcggaggcggaggcggagaggTCGTCGAGCGGGGTGTGCCAGAGGCGGAGCacgtcggaggaggaggcgaggaggggCGGCGCGGCTGCTCGGGGGTTGAACTGGAGCTTGGTGGGCGGGTAGGGGTGATCGAATGAGAGCGCGGGGAGGGCGcggaaggaggcggcggaggggcggaCGGGTTcgaaggagaggagggagacgcGGTTGTGGAAGTCCTCAAGGAAACTGCCGGACGCGAGGACTGGCGCGGTGGGAGAGAAGGCCAGCGCGTAGATCGAGTGCGGGAGCTCGCAGGTGAAGGCGTGCGGGTTCGGCGTGTCCGGCGAAGCCGAGGCGTCCGTGGACGGCGGCTTGGGATGGTCCATGGAAGAGCTGGGTGGATTTGGGGGTGGACTTGGGCTGGGTGATCGGCGATCGGGTTTGGACTTTTAGAGATGATAAAGGGATCGGCCGAGCAGCAGTGATGCGAACACAGCAGGAGGGTCCAAGGCGCGCGTGGAGCGGCAGGTAAGCGGCGGCCGGGCACAAGAGTTGAACGACGACGCGGTCGACTCTTCGGCCCGGCGGGCTGTGGTGGATGGGAGTCAGGGTTATAAATGCGTTTAACCTTAAAAACCGGTCCTCGGTTATTACCACGGTAACTGTATAGCAATTTGCTACAATTTGATGAAAAATGATCGAATTTTGtcaattttttaagtttttttaattttaaatttaaacttaACCGAAAACCAGTCTGATTTATGTATACGATACTAACCGAATCCACTCGGTAACACGGTAACTTAACGGCCGGCGATTTTGTGAATAGGAAGGAGCTCGGGGGGACCGGCCGACGAACCAGCCATCGTCTGGTCAAAGCTTGTTTCGATGTATGCTGCTAACTGCCTAACTAACCAAGGGATTTGTGAACAGTCTACGACTGTGTCCCATCGCCAGATCGTGCGATTCGGTCGTTGCGTGCATCTCCGGTCAGTCCGGTCATTCCGTGGACGGGGAGCCGAGAACGATGACGGAGGTGGAGCGTCGGACCGACCACCGGCGATGGGAGACAATCGGACCGGTTGCTTGGGACCCATGCCCCGTCAGGCTCTTGACGAAGCGCGGCAGACGGGACAGGGCCGCGGGTCTTTGCCGCCTGGACAGCTGAAGCGCGCACGGCGGCCTGATGCTCGGTCTTGATGGCTGAATGGAATAGCACAATCGTGCTGACACGCACCTTCAATGTCAACACAGATTATCTGCACGATCACTGATTGCATCACTGAAGGCCATGCATCACTGCTGCCATACTTAAGTAGGATGAGCAAGCTTCACTGGTGCCAGATGCCGCCCAGCGTCAAACAGCCAGATGAAGCGTATTTTGATGATCTCGATGCACAACGCTGCCTAGCTTTTTCCTCTTTCACAGAGAGCAACACATATCTACTAGATTGCATATAATCTTCTGATGGAGACATCCTGCTGCACCCTTCAGGATAACCGCCTGAAGGCTTGGGGAACAGAGAAACAAATCGCAAGTTGAGCACAATTAAGGATCTGCTCCACTTAATAGAGCCTGTTTTCTTTTACTAAAGAACAGAGGCTAACAGGAAAACCTCTCGAGTCTTACGGCGACTAACACTGCATGAAGCACCAAGTGTTATTGTGTTCTTTGAAATCATTTGTCTTCACGTGTTCTCAGCGCTGGGAACTGAACAAAGCCCTGCTGACAATACCAGTTGCCTCGATGTAACGGTCAACGCAACGTGATATGCAGCTGCTCTCGCTTCCACTCAAGCTTGATCCTGGCTTGGtcacacacttctcaaagcacTTTTTCCCGACAGTCTGTGATACAAAGGAAACAATCAACATCATGTTATGCATTTAACAAAAGAAATTTAGCAACAGGTGAATTTCCGGGAAAAGAACATTTTGGCTTCTAGCATGTAACCATAGTTGTTTATACCGACAtattaagggcatgtttggcagagctccagctCCAAGAATTCATAAAGCTAGTCAtctctagctctaaaaattcttagagctgCAACTGTGGGCAGATTAAATGTTTTTGGTTTAAacatcttgttcttattttatactgaaaacaaatatttaaactattttcttTTATCCTAAAACTCTAAATCCTGCATGGATCTCGGAGCTGAAGCTCTGCCTAACAAGGTATGAGAACAGTAGGCACCATGTTTACAGAGTTGTGGATGTTCCAGGGCAACAGAATAGCTTTCAATTTCTCCTCATGTGACCTCAAAGACAAACT
Coding sequences:
- the LOC133919519 gene encoding mitochondrial import inner membrane translocase subunit Tim13, translated to MDSFSSPSLSPSGNPNPEAVMEQIKAQLAQAYAQEFLETVGKKCFEKCVTKPGSSLSGSESSCISRCVDRYIEATGIVSRALFSSQR
- the LOC133919518 gene encoding protein TRANSPARENT TESTA GLABRA 1-like produces the protein MDHPKPPSTDASASPDTPNPHAFTCELPHSIYALAFSPTAPVLASGSFLEDFHNRVSLLSFEPVRPSAASFRALPALSFDHPYPPTKLQFNPRAAAPPLLASSSDVLRLWHTPLDDLSASASAPELRSVLDNRKASASEFCAPLTSFDWNEAEPRRIGTASIDTTCTVWDIDRGVVETQLIAHDKAVHDIAWGEAGVFASVSADGSVRVFDLRDKEHSTIVYESPRPDTPLLRLAWNRFDLRYMATLLMDSSAIVVLDIRAPGVPVAELHRHRACANAVAWAPQATRLLCSAGDDGQALIWELPETAAAVPAEGIDPVLAYDAGAEINQLQWAAAHPDWMAIAFENKVQLLRV